In the genome of Nevskiales bacterium, one region contains:
- a CDS encoding SCP2 sterol-binding domain-containing protein: MDLPYPMLGALEIALNRYLALDAEALRGCAALDGRLIALHLREFGLSAWLQPGPQGVQVLPSADRPADVTLSGSLPAFARLLWPQTEQAELLLSGAVEIDGDGELAQQFANILRRVNFDFEELLAASLGGVAAHGVNRFLRGAFGFGRRTAEVLGRDTVEYLREETRDLVHR; the protein is encoded by the coding sequence ATGGACCTGCCCTATCCCATGCTCGGCGCGCTGGAGATCGCGCTCAACCGCTACCTGGCGCTCGATGCCGAGGCGCTGCGCGGCTGCGCGGCGCTCGACGGCCGGCTGATCGCGCTGCATCTGCGCGAGTTCGGGCTCAGCGCCTGGCTGCAGCCCGGCCCGCAGGGCGTGCAGGTGCTGCCGAGCGCCGATCGCCCGGCCGACGTGACCCTGTCCGGCAGCCTGCCGGCCTTCGCGCGCCTGCTGTGGCCGCAGACCGAACAGGCCGAACTGCTGCTCTCGGGCGCGGTCGAGATCGACGGCGACGGCGAGCTGGCGCAGCAGTTCGCCAATATCCTGCGGCGCGTGAACTTCGACTTCGAGGAACTGCTCGCCGCGTCGCTCGGCGGCGTGGCGGCGCACGGCGTCAACCGTTTCCTGCGCGGCGCCTTCGGCTTTGGCCGGCGCACGGCGGAGGTGCTCGGACGCGACACGGTCGAGTACCTGCGTGAGGAGACCCGCGACTTGGTGCACCG